Proteins from a genomic interval of Candidatus Binatus sp.:
- a CDS encoding ribbon-helix-helix protein, CopG family → MSIRLDAETTVSIERLAREKGKSKSEIVRDALRQYAKRDGVRSHHGETLYDRIKDIVGSCSGGDAALSVDTGRKYAEMLWEERRAKLARGRRPPNRAHRSR, encoded by the coding sequence ATGAGCATACGACTCGACGCGGAAACGACGGTGTCTATCGAGCGTTTGGCGCGCGAGAAGGGAAAGAGCAAGTCCGAGATCGTGCGCGACGCGCTTCGCCAATACGCCAAGCGCGACGGCGTTCGTTCTCATCATGGCGAAACCCTTTACGATCGAATCAAGGACATCGTCGGAAGCTGCAGTGGCGGCGATGCAGCCCTGTCAGTGGACACGGGTCGAAAGTACGCGGAAATGCTGTGGGAGGAGCGCCGTGCAAAGCTTGCTCGTGGACGCCGGCCCCCTAATCGCGCTCATCGATCGAGATGA
- a CDS encoding type II toxin-antitoxin system VapC family toxin, producing the protein MQSLLVDAGPLIALIDRDDPWHAACRDAVEIQDRLLTVWPAFAEAMYMLGKIGGQDQLFELVDRHAIGFASLGPADFPRMRELMRKYRDLPMDLADAALVRVAEREKISRIFTTDRGDFELYRPHRLGRFRILP; encoded by the coding sequence GTGCAAAGCTTGCTCGTGGACGCCGGCCCCCTAATCGCGCTCATCGATCGAGATGATCCTTGGCATGCTGCGTGCCGAGACGCTGTAGAGATTCAGGACCGGCTGCTAACCGTGTGGCCTGCCTTTGCTGAAGCTATGTACATGCTGGGCAAGATCGGCGGTCAGGACCAGCTATTTGAACTCGTCGATCGGCATGCGATTGGGTTCGCGTCTCTTGGCCCGGCGGATTTTCCGCGGATGCGCGAACTGATGCGCAAGTATCGCGACTTGCCGATGGATCTTGCGGACGCCGCGTTGGTGCGCGTGGCGGAGCGGGAAAAGATCAGTCGGATCTTCACGACCGACCGGGGCGATTTCGAACTCTACCGGCCGCATCGGCTCGGACGTTTCCGTATACTCCCTTAG